The sequence below is a genomic window from Synechococcus sp. PCC 7335.
TTAGAGTCCGGTACCATAGAAGCCATTGTCCATGACTATCCCACACTTAAATATATTGCCGGCCGCAATCCGGATACTTTTGATCTAGCGGGTGAGCCGCTGACGCAAGAGGACTACGGTGTAGCGTTTAGAGAAGGGTCCGAGATGGCGGAGATAGTCAGCCAGGAGATACTCGAATTACAAGAACAGGGATATCTGCGATCGCTGCGAGAGAAATGGTTTGGCTCGAATCGCGACGAACTTTGATTTTGATGATGAGATTGGATTCTGGTGTACGCACTAGATAGGTACCCATAGCGTTCGCTGCTTGCGAAGAATAAGCAAAAATGAGAGGCGTGCTGAAACGGGACAAATTTCAAACTCTGCTGGATTTCACGGCCGAGCAGGGTAGTTGTTATTACCTGCAAAAGCTTGAATCATTTTGAGCGTATGCTTGCGACCAGGTAACTACTCTCAGCAATATGGCTATTGTCTTTCCGAACGATCAACTTAAACTATAACTGACTTCAAGGAAAGCTGATGTACCTGTATTCACAAGTGTCGTGGCAGGGCGTGGTAGAACTACGAGATGTTTTAGCGCATACGAATAATTCTACCTTTTCCGAAAATATTCTTTCATCCTTCTGATCAACCCAGGAAATTCAACAATAATACGGCGACACTCTAACCTTACGGTTTTCGTTTCATTGCATAGCTGCATTCTAATACAGCTCGTATTTCATGAACTGATTTGATCGCTAAAACCTTTATATATCAGTAGTTTCAGCTTCTAAAATTTACGACTGCATTAAAGTTGCACTAATTCCCCAATGAGATAGAGGTGCTTCATTCCCTCAGCAGGTCTTGTTTTATTAGACTTTTTGTCCAGGAGAAAAGGTTGTCCGTGTTGGGCAACAGGGTGACAATGCGCGCCGTGAAAGGGCACAAGCGCTTGCCAACCTATGGACAGCCCTGGTCTGTTCATGGTCATTGCACCTTACATGGCAATTAGGTGGGTTGATTTGCCTCAGCGGCTAAGGCAGGAGGGTAAAGGCAGCGCAATGTGGTGGCTGATAGAGGCTGAAATCGCGACGGTCTAGCGTGAGGATAGTGTCTAGGTTGTAGCGTTCAGCAATGGCCATTACGGAAGCGTCTACAAAATCGATCCGGCTATCGCTATATTGCTTCAGAATTGCGGCGGAGCGGGCAAAGTCCTGCTCTGTCAAACAGATAGGGTGAAACCGGCTGGCGGGTAACGCATCCAAAAATTGCACTAGCTGAGCGGTACCTGCATCACGATGTAAGAGATATGCGACTTCTGCCAAAACGGTTTGTGGCAACAGAATTTGCTTTTGTTGGGCATACACCCTCTTTACCTCGGCATGGTACTGGTCTCGTTGGTTGCCTAGTGCAACGGCAAATCCGGTATCAGCTACGGTCGTCATTCTTTCGTCGTCCATCCTGACTGGGGCCGGATTTCTTCTGCGAGGATATTTTCGGCGTTGCTAGCGAGATTAGGAGAACCCTCATAAAAACCGACGATAGGATCATCGTCTATGGCTAGAGGCTCCTTGTCGTGAATCTGGAAATACTGCTGTACAGCTTCGTCTAGTAGGGTTTCTAGTGGCTTCTGTTGCTGACTAGCTAGCTCTATGAGTTTAGTCAGTACTGTGGGATCGGGTTTCCAGTTGAGGGTGATGTCTAGCATTGGCTTTAAACCGCTACGCGTACTCTCATACTATTGCTATTTTGCTTTTTCATGCGGAGCTGACAGTCGATCAGCTCCATATCGTAATTTAGAGGCTGAACTCTATAGCTGCACCTAATAATCTACTAGCCTTCTACTCTCACCCGCTTGGTCAAAATGGCCATGACTCCGTTAGCTCTGCCGGTGGAGATGGGTTGGCTCCAGTCATTGAGTTCGGCGTAGCCGCGTTTGTGTAGGGTGTGGATGGTGGTTTGGACGGCAGTGAGGCTGCCGAATAAAAGATGGCGGACGGTTTCGGTGTCGTTGCTGGGGGATGGTAAAGGGCTNNNNNNNNNNNNNNNNNNNNNNNNNNNNNNNNNNNNNNNNNNNNNNNNNNNNNNNNNNNNNNNNNNNNNNNNNNNNNNNNNNNNNNNNNNNNNNNNNNNNNNNNNNNNNNNNNNNNNNNNNNNNNNNNNNNNNNNNNNNNNNNNNNNNNNNNNNNNNNNNNNNNNNNNNNNNNNNNNNNNNNNNNNNNNNNNNNNNNNNNNNNNNNNNNNNNNNNNNNNNNNNNNNNNNNNNNNNNNNNNNNNNNNNNNNNNNNNNNNNNNNNNNNNNNNNNNNNNNNNNNNNNNNNNNNNAATGGTTAGGGCGGCGGTTTTGTTGTAGTGCCAGGTTTTGGGGGCAAAGCCGACGCCAAAGGGTTTACCGGGGAAGGCTTCGTCGGCGGATTTGAAGATGGCGAAGTAGGGATGGCTGTCGTTATCTAAGGCCCAGATGGCGAAGGGCGGCGCGGGTGTCGGTGGTGTAGGGCTGGGGGGCTGTGGAAGCGATCGGCGATTAGCTGGTCGAGGGTGGTCAGGCTGGTGAGTTGGATTCGTTCGAAGCCGTATTGGTCGATTTCGCCTTGCATAGGTTAGAGAAGGTCTGAATAATCTGATGGTGTGTGGTTGGGGTCGGTTGGCTAGACGGCTTAAATCCAATCTTTGAAATTATTTCATTGTTACCTGGCCATTCATTAGCATGGGTAAGAGCCAGTCGCGAAGTTGTGTGAGCTGTTGATTTTCTTGTTCCAAGAAATCTTGTCTAGAAAAAGTTGATCTCATATGATTTGTATATCCATCGGCTATATCTGGTGGTGGCAGACAAACGTTGATAGTTTTTAAGATTGTCCCTGAGACTTCCTTGAACGTTGAACCAGAAGCATATTGAATAATAGCTTTCATTGAATTTTTGACTGCATAAAAAACAAACTCAGTAGAGAACTTATTATTTGGTATAAATGATTTAAAACCTTGGTTTGTCGTGAGCTTATTTCGGGCAATTGCCATGTAACCAATAGGTGCTCTTGAACTTAGTAGCACAGTTCCTTTTGGGTATAACTTAAGTGAAGCATCTTTAATTCCTTCTAAAGTTACATCTAAGCTACCTTTCGTAATATATTTATTGCCCACATTGTTAGATAAATCATTAGGTGCTATCCATGGAATACCATTTTCAGAAAAGTTTGCTTCAACTTTAGTGGATGGTGTACTACCTCCAACAATTTTGCCAAGATCTTCAAGAGTTCCAGCCTTCCACTTTTCCGGTATTTCGCGTCTAAGAGTCTTGTTATAGACCATTTTCCCACCGGAAGATTTGTAGGGTTTACCATTTTCATCGGGGAAGTCAAACTGTACAAACCAGTAGTCGTAGATCGTTTTCGCCATTGCCTCTAACTCGGCATTGATACGATTATTTAGATCGATTTTGGCATCAAGAGCAGAGAGAATACCCGCAATTTGCGATTGAGGCTCTTTAATTGGTATTTGTAAATCTTCAAGATCAGGAATCCTTAAGTTACTAACAATTGAACCGGTATTATTACTCTTCAGAATCTGCTTCTGCACATATTCTGAAAGGATCGCATATAGCAAATAGTTATTGTCGATAATATTTTCGTCAGGTTTGATTAGAACCATCCGTTGTCCTAAGCAGCATTCTATCCCTTCTGGGATTATACAAATCTCACCCATTGGCGCTTCCCGTGTGATGATGAGGTCGCCTGGCTCTGGTTTACTTCTAGCAATACGTGCTTGATAAGTCTCTTCATCAGTAAAAGAAACATTGTCTAGTATTAATCTGCCATTCTTTATATTGAAGTTTCTAATAACTATTTTTCCAGCAGAAGTATACTTGGGGGTTGAATGATGGCAGTCAGTTATGGAATGACATAATTTAGATAAGGGTTTAGTTATTCCTTCATAACGCTTTTTGACAATGATTGGATCGAGACTAGTTGACATACTTTAATCCCGCCAATTGTTGAATAATTTCTATTTCCAAATCTTTTGAGTCAGCAAATAGTTTCTAAATTTTCAGAAAAGTCTTTGATTTTCGCGTTAAATTCTTCAGGAGTAATATCGGTATACTCAATCTTTATCTCAAAGTACTGACCAGCACTGAAGCTGTAGTTTTTGCTCCTAATTTGGTCATAAGTTGTCACAACAGCAAAGTCATCAACGACCTCTTTCTCATTAAAAGTAGCAATAATTTTCTCTTCTTCGGTTTCTGTAAGTACTGTCTTTTGGTTTTTCCCTTCTTTAGCAGTTTCACCAAGTCCAGAAGCATCGATTAAGACCACATCTTCTTTATTCGCTTTGTCAATAAAGACAATAGACACATTTGTGCCTGTGGTGGCAAAAATGTTGCTGGGCATGGAAACTACACCAGCTAGCATTTTCTCATCAATTAACTTCATGCGAATCTTTTTGTCAATACCTGCCTGTGCTGTCAGAAAACCAGTCGGAACCACCACCGCTGCTTTACCCTCAGGTTTTAGCGAGAAAATAATGTGCTGTAAAAATAGCTGATAAATTGCCATCTTATTTACAGCTTTTTTCGGCACATTGGGAATACCTGCAAAAAAACGCTTCTTGTTTTTATCGCTGTCTAGATCATCACGAAAATCGCTAAAATCCATTTTGAAGGGTGGATTAGAGACGATGTAGTCAAACAGTTTCAGCTTTTTACCGTCCTTGTGATACGGTTGCAGCAAAGTGTTTCCTTGAATCACATTTTGAATAGAATGCACCAGATTATTCAAAATCAAGTTAAGACGCAGCAAGCTTGATGACTTCTGCGAAATATCCTGGGGAAAAATGCTACAGCGTTCCTCACCAATGGCATGGGCGATATTCATCAGCAACGTACCAGAACCAGCTGATGGGTCATAACAGCTAACGTTCTGGATTTTGCCCCGTTGATGCTCTGGCACCAGAATAGCTGCCATAATTTTGGCAACTGCATGGGGGGTATAGTATTCAGCGTATTTACCACCGCTGTCTTTGTTGTAGTCTTTAATTAAGTACTCAAAAATCGTGGCATAGAAATCATATTTTTCAGTAAAAATACGTTCAAAGCTAAATGCCACAAGCTTATTGATGATTGCCCTACAAAACTCATCCCGTCTGGAAAGATCAGTAATAAATTCACTGACGCGGTCAAAGAGAGTAACTTTCCCTCCGCGATCAGTTTTAACTGAGAAAATATCATTATTGGTAATAGCGATATCCCGTAGAGTATCGTCAAAAAGTTTGGCGAATTCTGGTGCATTTTGTTGGGCGAACAAATGCGAAATAAAGTGTTCAGGTTTCAACTTAGCCGTATCAGCACTCAACTGCATTTGTAGCAGCTCAAAGTCATCTTCACTAAGCTGATTAATGGCCTGCTCCCAACTTTCAGTAGAGTCGATATCAGCGTCAATCTGCTTAACTTCATAAGCGAACTTATCATTGAGAAATTTGTATAGGAATACCTGGGTGATAATTTTGAATTCGTTACCGTCATTACCTAACCCATAGGAAGCGCAGATACCCTTGAGACCATCGATCAATTCTTTGGTTTTACGCTCAAAATCAAGGGTTATCACCCTAGGCTCCAATTTCTTCATTATTGAATTCGTTCATGTATTCCTTTACAACCAGGGT
It includes:
- a CDS encoding type II toxin-antitoxin system VapC family toxin, which codes for MDDERMTTVADTGFAVALGNQRDQYHAEVKRVYAQQKQILLPQTVLAEVAYLLHRDAGTAQLVQFLDALPASRFHPICLTEQDFARSAAILKQYSDSRIDFVDASVMAIAERYNLDTILTLDRRDFSLYQPPHCAAFTLLP
- a CDS encoding restriction endonuclease subunit S, translating into MSTSLDPIIVKKRYEGITKPLSKLCHSITDCHHSTPKYTSAGKIVIRNFNIKNGRLILDNVSFTDEETYQARIARSKPEPGDLIITREAPMGEICIIPEGIECCLGQRMVLIKPDENIIDNNYLLYAILSEYVQKQILKSNNTGSIVSNLRIPDLEDLQIPIKEPQSQIAGILSALDAKIDLNNRINAELEAMAKTIYDYWFVQFDFPDENGKPYKSSGGKMVYNKTLRREIPEKWKAGTLEDLGKIVGGSTPSTKVEANFSENGIPWIAPNDLSNNVGNKYITKGSLDVTLEGIKDASLKLYPKGTVLLSSRAPIGYMAIARNKLTTNQGFKSFIPNNKFSTEFVFYAVKNSMKAIIQYASGSTFKEVSGTILKTINVCLPPPDIADGYTNHMRSTFSRQDFLEQENQQLTQLRDWLLPMLMNGQVTMK
- a CDS encoding class I SAM-dependent DNA methyltransferase yields the protein MITLDFERKTKELIDGLKGICASYGLGNDGNEFKIITQVFLYKFLNDKFAYEVKQIDADIDSTESWEQAINQLSEDDFELLQMQLSADTAKLKPEHFISHLFAQQNAPEFAKLFDDTLRDIAITNNDIFSVKTDRGGKVTLFDRVSEFITDLSRRDEFCRAIINKLVAFSFERIFTEKYDFYATIFEYLIKDYNKDSGGKYAEYYTPHAVAKIMAAILVPEHQRGKIQNVSCYDPSAGSGTLLMNIAHAIGEERCSIFPQDISQKSSSLLRLNLILNNLVHSIQNVIQGNTLLQPYHKDGKKLKLFDYIVSNPPFKMDFSDFRDDLDSDKNKKRFFAGIPNVPKKAVNKMAIYQLFLQHIIFSLKPEGKAAVVVPTGFLTAQAGIDKKIRMKLIDEKMLAGVVSMPSNIFATTGTNVSIVFIDKANKEDVVLIDASGLGETAKEGKNQKTVLTETEEEKIIATFNEKEVVDDFAVVTTYDQIRSKNYSFSAGQYFEIKIEYTDITPEEFNAKIKDFSENLETIC